ATTACGTGCGGTCTCTGCCGAAACGCCGAACTCGGCGGAAACAGCTGCAGTAGTGAGCACCGGGCGCTGGATAAGCAGGTCCAACACCCTCCACGCAAGCGCACCCGCACGGGCTGTGAGCAGGGTCTCCCACTCTCCACGAATCTGCGTGAGCTCCGAGGCAAGCCAGGCTCCGCGCCGAGCCGCTTCGATCGACGCACGCGCAAACAACTGCACAATGCCATCTACGTCACCATCGCGGTACCCATCCAACGCCGCGAAGTACCGCTCGGAATCTGTGAGCAGGCCGGCGGAAATTGGCAGTGCTGTGGTCGTCGCTAAGCCACGGCTTCGAAGTATGACATGAACCAGCGCTCGACCCGTCCGACCGTTGCCGTCGGCGAAGGGATGGATCGTCTCGAATTGCGCATGGGCGATGGCCGCCTGCGCCAGTGCGGGCACATCTTCACGCTGTATGAATTTGCCCAGGTCCTCCATCAACGCCTCAAGGTGGCGGTGGTGCGGGGGCACGAACAAGGCACCGGAGGATGAAAAATCGCTGCCGCCAATCCAGACCTGCTGGTCGCGCAGCCTCCCCGCAATCTCGGGCGCGGATTGCTCGAGGAGAATCCGATGCATCTCGACGATTCCCTGCACGTCTGCTTTCGCACTCTCGACCGCAGCAGCCATCTGTCGCGTGTTGGCCACAATCAGGTTCGCATTCGCGCTACCGCGGCCAGTCACTTCCGCTTCTAGCAATTTTCTTGCCGACGACGTGAGCTGCTCAATCCGGCTCGAAGCAACAGACTCACTTCGCAACAACAACGGTGTAAACGGAACAACCCGGTGCGCCTCAGCAGTGTCGAAGCGAACCGCCTCAATAGTTGCCGTGTCCAGAATCGTTTGGGTCTCCGGAGACAGCTCCACCTCCGACGCGGCAATCCTCGGCACCAGCGCAGCCTCGTATTGACGAGGCGCATTCCGCATCGCCCGCCGCGAGTAACCATCCGGCGATGGCGTCCACGGAAGCGTTTCACCGCTGATTTTGGGCCAAGTCATGGCTTTCGACCCTACCACCAAACTTATGACCTTATCTTTGGTGGTTTTAGCGGAACACCAAGGTTGGTCGGGGACCCTATGACGCGGCGCTAGCGCTTATCGACGTACGCTTGCCGCACCAACAACTCACGCACCGGCTCCTTCTCACCGAAGACGTAGAACCGGGCAAGCAGGTCGTTGAAGTGCTCGGCGACTGACGGGTCCTTCTCATCGAAGGGGACCGTAAGGAGCAGGCTCGACCCCTCGCCGAGAAGGTAACTGTTTGCAGCGAAGATCGCGGTGCGCTTGTCGCCGTCTTCGAACGGCTGCGCGCGGGCGATCTCGAGAAAGAGATCAACGGCCGCGTCTTTGCTGGTGTCGCTGTTGAGCGCCTCGGTGACCAGCATGTCCAACGCCTGCTCCGACACCGCCGACGGCTCGTGGCGACCGTAGCGGGTGCGCACGCCGATGCCCTGGTCGTCGGTACGCAAACTGCCCGGGTTGAGCGCGGCGCTTCGCGTCAGTGTGGCGTTGATACGTCGCAGGTAAGCAGCGCTTATGGGAGTTGCGG
Above is a genomic segment from Corynebacterium lujinxingii containing:
- a CDS encoding Fic family protein, which encodes MNVGQLLEVIFTAGVVFDNLSTSRPATARFLETGDTTGVRGRGDLALLEDLKAAGEFILSNTATPISAAYLRRINATLTRSAALNPGSLRTDDQGIGVRTRYGRHEPSAVSEQALDMLVTEALNSDTSKDAAVDLFLEIARAQPFEDGDKRTAIFAANSYLLGEGSSLLLTVPFDEKDPSVAEHFNDLLARFYVFGEKEPVRELLVRQAYVDKR
- a CDS encoding Fic family protein, translating into MTWPKISGETLPWTPSPDGYSRRAMRNAPRQYEAALVPRIAASEVELSPETQTILDTATIEAVRFDTAEAHRVVPFTPLLLRSESVASSRIEQLTSSARKLLEAEVTGRGSANANLIVANTRQMAAAVESAKADVQGIVEMHRILLEQSAPEIAGRLRDQQVWIGGSDFSSSGALFVPPHHRHLEALMEDLGKFIQREDVPALAQAAIAHAQFETIHPFADGNGRTGRALVHVILRSRGLATTTALPISAGLLTDSERYFAALDGYRDGDVDGIVQLFARASIEAARRGAWLASELTQIRGEWETLLTARAGALAWRVLDLLIQRPVLTTAAVSAEFGVSAETARNALERLEADGIVASAQLDRRQRGWRSLDVLELLDEFADRAGRRN